The sequence AATACCTCAGATAAATACACAGCACCGACAtcgcagcccccctccccacgccaCATGTGGCACTTTCAGGTCAGGGCATTTCTATTCTCGTCTCCAGGGCTTCTCCTGCAGCAATTTTATCTAAACCAGACGTTACTCTCAAAAAGACACATTCAGCTGTTTTCTAACAATATCAAAAAATACCACCTAAAATTTATAGGCTTAACATTCCATGGTTTGTCTATAATCTTTAAGAAGAGCACGTTATTCTGGGAGTGAGAATAATAAAAGGTCAACACCGACCAATCACCGAACAGAAAAAGGTTAATAACCTCAggtaacctctgacctccctTTCTGTTAAGCTGTCCTGTTGTCACTTTTTTGCAAGTCACCAGAGAAAACACGTTGTGCGTCTTCACCCCTGACTGTCTTGCGAGGCCTCTTGAGTTCAGTTTCAACGTTTGCATCCTTCTTGTGCCGAGAGAACGATTTTACAAGGTTAGGCTTAACCCTTACTCTCCCACCTGATGGAAGAATTTGAGATTGAAAGCTTGTGCATTTCTGAAAGGATCGGGGTAGAATAGTTTCGGCATTCGAGTGCGTGTTGGGCGTGCACGTTTATACATTTATACCTTTATACCACATCCAGGATAGAAGGCTTcgtttgtttgtaaaaaaaaaaatattagtctccaagcagagcctacggtgcctaaagagataatttcaaagctggcaaaggagtatagccggccaaagggagatagccggccataGAGAGTCGAACGGGCACCGCTATACCTGGTGCCGCTGTACTGCTTTGATACTAAAATTTTCTAAgtcaccgtagggtctgcttaaTTGGAGACAAGTTTGTAATGCAGTCAGCGGCTAAAGGCAACTGCAGAACGCCTTATGTGAATAGCAAATCATAGTTATTTAGGCTAGATCATATGGGAGGCGAGACTGCCATAGATTGGCTGTGGCTGGTTAGGTAACGTAAGctacaggtcagacatcgaagttagggctgcccattgacaagcatgttgaaatacactgaatgaaggcttcaaaaaagtactaacccatagttcaatctttaaaattcttctccaccagaaagtcacttgggtctagtttataagcattcaaagaaaacagagggttgtttggctcattctcggagaaaagctcgctctatgaaagaaacctcacctttgacccattttccctcctgatacaaccagtagcaccctataactaaaacctgtccttacaccagctgaactgctgaactgaacaaattttgacccaaacaggaaagcttagaccctacctgtctcttctaactcaaaaagtctccagattgggcaaaaattttcaaggaaaagaaggattttcaaggattttaagtcacacccaaatcgtcttcccattttttgccctctaccgcgcaacgcaactctgacgtcagccctacatgtattagtacccactggttgtgtaacaagaattctccttcatcctggTTTATATAGGTAAGCCTTGGGGCTCAATGAGAGTACCCCTGCTTACCTGGCCTGATTGGTTAATGAGATAAACCATTGTTCTCTGAGTTGAACAGGTGGCTGTATTTGAAAGAGAGAAAATTATACGTATTTAAGTCAGTTGGTGCCTGTTGGTCTGGACAGTGTTGGACCTCAGGTATGTGTACTTGTCAGTTTCTGTGTTAGATATATAATTGTATAGACCGCAGTGTAACATTTAGGTCCACCAAGTCTGTATTGTAACTAGACCTAACATGGGGTAAANNNNNNNNNNNNNNNNNNNNNNNNNNNNNNNNNNNNNNNNNNNNNNNNNNNNNNNNNNNNNNNNNNNNNNNNNNNNNNNNNNNNNNNNNNNNNNNNNNNNNNNNNNNNNNNNNNNNNNNNNNNNNNNNNNNNNNNNNNNNNNNNNNNNNNNNNNNNNNNNNNNNNNNNNNNNNNNNNNNNNNAacaaatttttgggtgcacctcataaaacaaacaagaatgtcagaaaaacataattttgatGAACCGAAATTTCAATCTCAAATTCTgaaacaagtacaaatgtactatgcagacattctattatctttctaacacttagatgtcaagaatgtggtgtatactagtatatgttgaTATCTTTATATTCATAAACCTACGAAAGTATTTGGTTGCACcaggtgcacccacagaaagtaattgggtgcacagctccaattatGGATGCACtagggtgcacatgcacccagtatttcaagccctgactgGCAAATAGCAATTGAACTGGTTGGCTCTGAGTTTCTGATAAGCTAGTATAGAACCCCAACACCCAAATGTTACACACATGAcgttacatattttttaaaccCCTCTTACACATTCAGGACTTTTCCCCCTAGACCTTTAAATACCCCAACCAAGGTTGACGGTTGGCAGagagcagtctgaccagttttaGGCCATGCCTGTACCAGCCATAATTTCAGAATCAGTAGAAACCAACTCCCAACCGTGCACGGAATGAACGAAGAACCTACTGCCGACCACTCCCAACCATCCTGACTTTTATCTGAAGACTCAGCTGCCTCCCTGACTGACCAGGAATGTCAATGGAAGCATTTGAGCAAAGATCAAATCATTTAATTAGCAGCCTCGAACTCTGACCTCATGTGGCTCAAGGTAGcaaacacaatttttttgcctAGGGGATCTACACATCAAGGcaagcttgataaaagctccttgatcaagGACAACAAAGTGAGGAGGTTCCACACCTCAAAATATAAAGCAGGGTGGACAAGCAAGTTACAAGAATTTCATATGTTGGATTTCAGggttaaatacaaaatatctgaaaatgagcaggGTTTTACGTGCTGATTCTTTTTTagttgacccccagcggaggtcatggtactgcagccgacacacagGCAGAAGCTGGTAACACTAGTATCAAGGCGAAATTTCATTCTGACCAAAGAAATCCTAGTGTAAGTCCAACTTCTCAAAATTGATGTATTCCTTTACCATTCAGAACAGTTTCCACCTTGCTTTTGTGCACAGACGTATAACTACGATGCACCACAACACTGATATTGGTcgatggcttggaagattattatatatatttatagccATGGCTGTCGCCTGATGGGTTtgcggaaaaggctgggctgtctacctgggctgtctacctgggctgtctacctgggctggctatcacgtcaggctacttggacctacgaaagcccattgggacaagagctgttttagcagtaggggttgtttgtgctcaacgaataagctgtgtctgaaggatctgtgtgttattatgtcTATGAGCTGCATctgaagtggcagtgtgtgaaggagctaCAACTACATATTTGAAAGAGCCGTGTacgttacataacccagagcgGCGCgcgaatcagttgatatgccaccgatcttgtgtgcttgggaagggctcttaacacgactttcctcccttcactagggtagagaaaagagtacctagcttcggtaagggccctccctcagatagggcaaagaacccaccacacttacgaaaaagactaggggtccttccttcccagtgtaagtggttcaaaactggggtaattgctgtcgtattgaggtcacctgagttagcaccgaatggcagctgttccagacccttgcactaAATAGCAACGCTTATTtgaagctcctcacaattcaattgacgatcctaatgtatggcgcagaagcctggaccctgacagccactaaagaacggctcctggacgcctttgaccaactagccacaagtcttaagactaatccaatcagcccgataagtcgtgttaatagcccttcccaagggtacaagatcggtggcatatcaactgatttgaacccagaacctctgggttatgtaacacacacaattgcttcaaacaaagccccttcacacaccactccttcaaacacagctccttcacatacagcccatgcacagttccttcacacatagcttcttcattgagcacaaacaacccctactgctgaAACAGCTTTGTCCCAAttggctttcgtaggtccaagtagcctgacgtgatagccagcccaggtagacagcccaggtagacagcccagccttttccctAAACCCGTCGCCTGTGAAGGCaatgaagaattcaaatagtagccaaaaaatgtaacaattcagttcccaggaTAATTTTTCGGCAGGTGAAGCCAGCTAtccaggccctctgcccgatcacgtcagattgCTGCTGTCATTGATCTTGAACAAGTcaaggctgtgtgaggtggtttatgcctgttgccaaattcggtaacaaatgTTACCACCATGAGTATGATGAATGCCAGGGTTATATTAtccttgtagttgtacatgtacaaaatgtataagacTACAAATCGctgtttttgtgacgctttaaCAGGCTTtctaagaaacaagaaagggtcaTTGACTACCATTTGTATCCCATGATgctcagggcttgaaataccacctgcatatgcaggttagtgcgggtaaaattggagctgtgcgggTATTTCTGATGCCTACCTGCACcggtacctaacctgcactggtccatgtactgggttttatacataaatgtatgatgtaggtgtatttGGACTGTTGCATTGATCCTTACCacctacatgtttgtatataggtataaaagaataaatagcaatggttcctgaacaatttaatATGGTCCATACTTTCCAAATTCAGAGTTGTACAGCTAAGATTtgttaggtgcaggtaatttttcgGGTTTGCAGAAGAAgtgtttcgagccctgatgcTTAACACAATGTTTTACAGAGATAACTGTAACAAACATTACCATTGTTCAATgctttctaagctttctatcTGACCTGGCCTAAAAATGCTGCCCACGgtttaaatgtccctagggacgtccacttgTATCTCAGCAGCTGGATATGgattactagtatttatacTGACCTGGTAGATTCAAATTACTGGGTCTGGTTAGTGTTTGTATGCTAGCATACAGAATCTGGGAATGGTAGTGCAGTGTAACTTTTACTAAATGGTAGCAGAATACCTGTACATGAGCAATGTGGTTGTAAGAGTTGTACTGCAAATTTGTGGTAAATCCTTACAACTATAGCTAGGATGTAGATCCTCATATACAATTGTAGCCATAGGCTATCAcaggcctagaaaaaaatgctgtgtttccagTTACCTGACCGACACTAGCATAAACTGCTGAtgctcctttttttttgttattgaccgaaagaaacacattatttcaatcagttgtcactatttcaccaagcttttaccaactaagtgatcaccaaaagactatatttctactaaaagcacaaaaccccaccatcatacagaacgtgggacagttcattaaccactgccttcaaagaagaagtcaaatccgacaatagtatccatagtaccatgtagttgattagacactagttttatgtattattcttagttcttgagactgtatatgcaattagcttagttcttgagactgtatatgcaattagccctcgggcatgattttgcaaataaaacacttaTTGACCGCTgggaagatatatatatagaatacaacacggtgtattctgtatcacccaaggtgTCAGCCCGATCGTGGGTCGGATCgcacgacggccgaaggccgggggtgatccgacccgcgggagggctgagaccaatacccacctgagaaaacccatgttttgatgcgaaatgcgccagaagttgaacaaatttggtgccctcgaacaaaaaagtgttgcaacagcaatgttccaatgtccgaatcaggtattcgaattgccaaccgtgccgtattcggcccgctcgaaacaggtcaatttattcgaatggagcctgtgtgatacgcctttcgaaccggtcTGATATGGAAGTTACGGCCCGGTCAGAAACAccaaacgttttcgcgtcacaggtatgacataaaaatttTTACCTTCCTCCTGGCACAATTGATGACAAATGTCAATTATATTACTAAGTAGGATGATGTGTCCGTAACTCTTCTGAAGGAGTTTACGTTTTGAAGTAAGTGGTCATTAttaatcctgaagaaggcaacagtggtcattCCAAATTTGATCCGTGCACACCAttgtgttgaatgaaagttAATATAAGCAGAGAGTTTGCTGGAGTTTTCATTTTGGCACACTGTACTTTTAAATTTCTCACCTGGCCTGCAGCACAATCATGTAATTTCTGGCATTTAGTCTTCATGTTTGTTACTTTTCAGTTGTCAGAACTGGTGGGACCACATTGTGCCAAGGCTACTGGTAGGCCCTGAAAcagtaccgtatattctcgaataaagtacgcaccccaattaaagtacgcacccctgattttggacaagtcttagacagatctttgggactgaaaggtaaaatggaaaaactcaaataaagtacgcaccccttctccaccaattttgaacagacctttaactggataaattcaaatttatgatgttttcccaaggttattttgcatgaaataacctgcatttacactgtcattgtctctatgaacttgtgaattgcctactgcaaattataaaaatcactgagaactggtagaagaaatcaggaaaaaccagttgtacaagtcaaagtcactaactcaaaaggattgtatgcaaatgccaatcttatgtaaatcatgtttagacaatttctttgtttcatgtttagacaactacaagacaacaacaatgtgcatgttttgaaacattactagaagtgtagctccaccttgctttattttaggctttttttaccatttctctgtgcagtgacctcaaataaagtacgcaccccaactttggcaacaacttgtagcaccttttcaattttgaaaagttaaaaaagtgcgtactttattcgagaatatacggtagtccACTGTGTTGTGCTGCTGGACACTCTGCAGCTTCTTTTGCCTCTGAGCTTCCTTTGATAATAATAGCTCCTGTAGTTTTCATTCTGACAGCAATGGTACTAGTCCTCTATCCTTCAGGTCTGCCCCTTGTAATCCCACTAGTAACAGGTTCTTACACTTTTAGTTACAGTTTCTTCCTTTTCGCGatttgtaagaaaaataaatctTCAATAAGTCTCAATACTAATACTGATACTAATaagttgtaaatgcatttaagtttgtggggatttaatttggtGGTACATTGTAGCACCATGAACTGTAGTCTCGTACTGCCGTGAAAAAGGCAGTgaaaattcgcagtgaagcggccaccgcaaaaacacTCACTtactaaacaaaaacaaaaactgcgaacaGTAAACCAcagtgaaagtttctgcatttaaagtacTATGGCTGGTAACCTGTTTTGCTGCTTTGCATGCATGAGTGCATGACTAAATAGGGCCATTATTAGGTGACAGCTTAAGTATAGGTGAGTCTTACCAGGTGAACAGGGCTTGGCCAGAAGAGTGGTACCTGtaaatgtatacatatgtacattagTAGACACTATAAGTATAAAGGTTGATCTTCTGACAGTTTCTGACTTCAAGTTAATTCAGGTCTGTTGTCTAACTTGTATTTATGTAACATTTGGTATGTCACTTCCTGTTCCCATATCCCTCATAAAGGTGGCCATGCCCTGACAAATAACATTTGTTGATGACCTCTAAAACTACCAAGGTTCAAAATGCATATCTTATGTCCATGTTGTACTTTCAATGGCATTGACTTCTGCACACAGATAACATGGCAGCCCAGAATGGCGAGGCAAAGCGTACCAAGGTTGCGATGCGAGTCCTGGTGACCGGGGGGACAGGTCTGGTTGGTCAGGCTATCCGCAGGGTGGTGGAGGAACAGCAGAGCGAGGACGAGGAGTGGATATTTGTGTCGTCCAAGGATGCCGACCTCACGTAAGTACAATAGTTATCAATTTTCTGCAGCAGTCCACACCAACCCTTCCTGTCACACAGACTAAATCCCCTATAAAACATCATCGTCACCCTgacaaacataaacatacacatacaggcacacacacacacacacacacacactcacacacacacacacacatatatacaggcacacacacacacacatacacatactagtacacacacacacacaggcacttagtacatacacatacacaggcacacacacaggcacacacatacacaggcacacacatacacaggcacacacacatacacaggcacacacacatacacatgcacacacacacatacacatcagTGTTGTTCACCTTCAATTTGTGCCATTTTGGAGATTTTGTggcctcaaaactcatatcaaaaggaaagCAAAGTTATACTTGTTTTTATGTCCAACATTTCTTCTATGAACAAATTAGTTCTCTGCTGATAGCACTGGTCAGGGCTGCAGGGATTCCCTGTGCACAGGGCCGGCATGTTTCTGATCTCCTTGTTTTAGCTGATGACATTAATAGAgactttaaaagttgttcatATAGAAATTGTATTACTAAACGTCAGCGTGGCGTCTGATTTTCTCTCAATGACAACATTTGTAGTGTCATAGCAAAATCAGTTAATTTCACGGTTGtcacgacaatgggaattggctgacagatGAAAATGTGCAGCTGGCTAGAGCTCGGGATGAAGTACTAAGTTTTTAAATGACTATGTTGTTGTATGATTATTCCAGAGACACCACAGCCACCCAGGCCCTGTTTGACAAGCACCAGCCGACCCATGTCATCCACCTGGCAGCCATGGTGGGGGGGCTGTTCAAGAACCTCAAGTACAACCTGGACTTCTTGGTAGGTGTTCAGCTGTATTGTTAGATTACAGGTCCTCCAGTGGCTTCTTATGGTACTGCATAGGAACTTCTGGTTTagacatcttgtgttctggacatactaCAGTTGTGATGTTTGAGTGGTATGGTAGATTTGATCCATTCATACCATCAGGGACACCTACTCTTTTCAAGAAgtttggtgggttcttttacttgCTTGAGGTGTTGCTGTTCGATACGGCCTTTACCGAAGCCACGTACTCATCTACACCTGAGTGAAATGAGGGAAGTTGTATAAAgattaaagtgcctttcccaagggcacaaggccACGTTACACCACACGACGCCACCATACATCTATGTGTTGTCGAGCCTTATGTATTGTGTTGAATGATACTTACACGAATGAATTATCCTTTCCAGAGGAATAACATACGTATCAACGACAATGTGCTACATCTTGCCTATGAAAATGGTGTGAGGAAATGTGTCTCGTGTCTCTCTACCTGCATCTTTCCCGACAAGACGACGTACCCCATCGACGAAACTATGGTAAGAGACCTATGATTATTTGATACATGATTGGTAGGAAACAGGAGGTGAAAGGTACAAAGTTAGCGTGTACAAAGTTGCACGAAGTTGTATGAAGTTACAGTGACAGAAGTTGTGAGTGATGTGATCTAACTTTGTACATATGGTCGGGGCAAGTGTACGAAGTTAACTTAGCCCTATTTTACATAAGCTAACTTTGCAAGGTTGGTGTATGTTGTACGAAGTATGTTTtagttaacaaatctaacttcgtacagaggggcagggttggtgtacaaagttaaaaaatgaaacttcgtacagaggggcagggttgatacTGTTGATGTACATTTCTACAATGTACGAAGTATGAAGTGAGGTTAGCCCTGTGTTACataatctaacttcgtacagatGGGTGAAGTATGAAGTTAACTTAGCGCTATGTTACAGAGACTAACTTTGTACAGAGGGGCAGTGTAATGGTGTACAATGTGCAAAGTTaacaagcagaaagaagtgggtgtctgacttccagcagtgCAAGTTGACACacacacctcaggtcacagcTCAAATGTCCACGTTtatttccttctcccttacctaaagTTATGGGGTGTTGCCtgaaaagtaatgatcacaataatttgaatttggTACATATTCATGTAAGACTTAATAGTTACTTAACAGCAATGCTTctaaatctgagttgtgctcattctttctgggtgaggccgagaacttactGATCCCCCCTCGTAGGTAATAGTGTCTGCCTAATATTGAATAATCTTatttataattatgtaaagtaagttggttttgattttgttctCATAGGTCCACAATGGCCCTCCCCATGAGTCCAACTTTGGCTATTCCCATGCGAAAAGGATGATAGACGTCCAGAACAGGTAAAACCTTCAGTTTCTATGTAGATTCCTCCTACTTTTTGCAAGAACATGAGGATTCCATATATAAGCAAAATGTTGATTTCAATGCTGATTTTTTGTGGTCAACTTTTCTTTAAACCCATTTAGTATTTCTGGTTTCGCACCAGTAATCACCTCTAGAATGAATCCCTCTGTTCAGACAAGGAGCTTTGATCAACTTGACTGATTCACaatcagaaaactgctttcctCTTAAAATTGCAGCAatcccacaaattgtagaaaaagtggggcttttcgtctttctcttcttccaaaaaagaaatcaaacccaatttGTCTACATATAGCCAACAGTAGTATTTGCCTAGTCTCTGTTTACAATAATGTAAATCACTGTCctttgtcacatgtatgtccccTATGCTtctaccatgtacatgtacaatgtcatgcaaTAAGCTACTGGGCATGAATTACATATAAAGTATTCTATCTGCTGAGATTTTGTTTGTCTCATTTCATTCCAAACCAAGTTAACACAAGTTCCTTCTGTTACAGGGCATACTATGTTCAGCATGGCTGCACGTTTACCTCAGTCATTCCCACTAATGTGTTCGGCCCTCATGATAACTTCAGTCTGGAGGATGGTCATGTGGTGCCTGGACTCATGCACAAGGTCTACATGGccaagagtaagtggtgtacAGTAGTgtgtatatctacatgtaacacttTTCTGACCCAGGCACTTCAAACCCATGACTTTCATGTAGCACAATATCAGGAATGGATTATAATGTACAGCATGTTTGTTTATCACAATATAATAACCAAAGAAAATTACTGTATATTATTAATAAGTAGCTTCTTTTTTCTGTACTATGTAATGCTGATTCTGTGTCTGTTCAGaggaatgaaataaaatgtttgtttaacaGGAGACAACAAACCGCTGACAGTCTGGGGCACAGGGTCACCAAGGAGGCAGTTTATTTATTCTTATGTGAGTATATCTTGTAATTGAGCTACATGTAACTAAGTTACTGTAATTGCAGACaatttcacagtggttttatgtttgtggtttgtaTGGTGACCTCTTCTTTTTGAACTTAAAAACTTAACTGCAAACTTTAATACAGTAGCAGTATTCCCTTGACTCTTAGTATACATGACAGAAGTACCCATAGCTAAAGAACCGGGGGAAACTTGAAAAACTGTTTATACTGGCTGAGTGCACACACTTCCTCATCGGACTATTTTTATGTTGATCCAACAAATAAAGATCATACAGCAATCATGGGAAGATTTGAAAGTTGAATCACAAGAAAATTGCTGAGTCTTCACTGTTGCTTTCTACTGTAACCGTTGTAGTCGAAACTTGGTGATGAGATGAACAGTAACAAATGTCATGACTCTGTACTTGTACTGTTCCCCAGGACCTGGCGCGCCTCATGGTGTGGGTACTGAAGGACTATCAGGAGGTCGACCCCATCATTCTCTCAGGTCAGTCAGTAATGTACCGTTTCAGAAAAACCTggtttacacaatgtcatggTGTATACGTGTTTGAATCCAACTCTTCATGACGAGTTAtgaa comes from Branchiostoma floridae strain S238N-H82 chromosome 19, Bfl_VNyyK, whole genome shotgun sequence and encodes:
- the LOC118406762 gene encoding GDP-L-fucose synthase-like, with product MAAQNGEAKRTKVAMRVLVTGGTGLVGQAIRRVVEEQQSEDEEWIFVSSKDADLTDTTATQALFDKHQPTHVIHLAAMVGGLFKNLKYNLDFLRNNIRINDNVLHLAYENGVRKCVSCLSTCIFPDKTTYPIDETMVHNGPPHESNFGYSHAKRMIDVQNRAYYVQHGCTFTSVIPTNVFGPHDNFSLEDGHVVPGLMHKVYMAKRDNKPLTVWGTGSPRRQFIYSYDLARLMVWVLKDYQEVDPIILSVGEEDEISIKECAELVVEAMDFKGEVIYDTTKSDGQFKKTASNAKLRKYQPDFKFTPIKQALKETCDWFAENYDIARK